One genomic window of Coffea eugenioides isolate CCC68of chromosome 1, Ceug_1.0, whole genome shotgun sequence includes the following:
- the LOC113770076 gene encoding uncharacterized protein LOC113770076 — protein sequence MPRSNPIPPMCGCGLSTIVKTSWTPQNPGQRYAECLLAQGCEYSKWIDEEMCLRLVEIIPELLRRINQMEKQLKNAEESAQKWECKAAKLQTKVQRLERKFVVALAITYSFVLA from the exons ATGCCAAGATCAAATCCAATACCTCCAATGTGTGGCTGTGGATTGAGCACCATTGTGAAAACGTCATGGACTCCACAGAATCCAGGTCAAAGATATGCGGAATGCCTGCTTGCTCAG GGATGCGAGTATTCAAAATGGATAGATGAAGAAATGTGTCTGCGTTTAGTGGAGATTATACCTGAGTTGCTTCGACGAATCAATCAAATGGAGAAACAACTCAAAAATGCTGAAGAGTCAGCACAAAAGTGGGAGTGCAAAGCAGCAAAATTGCAGACAAAGGTTCAAAGGTTGGAAAGGAAGTTTGTCGTAGCTCTTGCAATCACCTACAGCTTTGTGTTAGCATGA